The genomic DNA ACAGGCGTTCGACCAGTGGGCGCACAACCGCGGCATCACGCTCCACTTCATTCGCCCAGGCAAGCCGAGCGAGAACTGTTACGTCGAAAGCTTCAATGGCCGACTCAGCGATGAATGCCTCAACGAGAGCTCGTTCGTGAACCTGGCCGATGCGCAACGCACCATCGAAGCGTGGCGCATCGAGTACAACGAAGCTCGGCCGCACAGCGGCCTCGCCCTTCGAACCCCGGCGGAGTTTGCGGAGACTACCTGTTGCTCACACCTTCTACCCAGTCCGATCGACAGGAATAGCTGGATCAAGAATAGGGGTCACGTCAATTAGACTTCCTTGCAGCTCTAGCTTCGGTGTTAGCTGCGTTAGCTTGCAATAAATCTCGCTTCCTGCCTTGCAAAAATACGATCCTGATTTTCGGTGGCTCCGGTCGCCTATCGCTGCGATCAGAATGCATGCAAACTCTTCGGAGAGGCAGATACAGGAACGCAACCAAATTCTGGTCGAGGTGCAATGGGTACGGCAACGGACGACGGCTCGAACGGATATGAAGCGGTCGCGAACATGTACATTGCCGGACGCGGTACCCGGTCTCCCGCCGGCGACTCGATCGGTGCCGCGGTCGTCAAGGCCTGGGCAGACGCCTTTCCCCGCGGCGCGACGGTGCTCGACCTCGGCTCGGGTCCCGGTGAACCGAGCACCCGGATCCTGCAAGAGGCGGGTCTCACGACGTACGCGGTCGAGGCGTCACCGACGATGGTCGCAGCGTTCCGCGAGCGGTTCCCGGATGTGCCGATTGAGCGAAATACCGTCGAGGCATCAGAGTTCTTTAACCGAACCTTTAGCGGCGTGCTTGCCTGGGGCCTGTTGTTCTTACTCGACCCCGCCGCGCAAGCGCTCGTCATCAAAAAGGTCGCGCGCGCCCTCGAGCCACAAGGACGCTTTCTCTTCACGGCACACCGCGAGCCTTTGGAATGGTTGGACGCCATGACCGGACGCCGGTCGCAATCTCTCGGCGAGCACACGTATGAGCGATTGCTGCGTGACGCTGGCCTGACGTGGGTCGCCGACGCCAAGGATGAGGGCGAGAACCATTATTACTTTGTCGAGAAGGCGTAGTCCGGATCGTCACTCTGGGGGTCCTTTCGCGAGATGAGTGACACACCTCTCTTACGCCACTATTGGTTCCCAGCGAGTCACGGCCTCGGCATCGGCGTCACGGCGCCCGACGCGGGCACGGCGTGGTTCGCCGCCAAAGCCGCGTTGCATCGGCTGCCGCCCGGGACGACGCTGACGGGCCAATACGTCGAAGACGTTGATCCACAATCGCTCGACGTCGGTGACATCGCCGCGCCGATCACTGTGCCCGGCGTCTGGTTTCCGGCCGGCGAAGCGCGGCCCGTCCAGATACGCGTCGCACCAACGCCCGACGAAGCGCGGTCCGGCTTTGTTTTCGTCGCCGACGATGGGTCGGCACGCGAACTCACCGCCGCCGAGGCGGACTTTCTCGCGACTGCATTTGACGCGGGTGACGGTGCGCGCCCGTACGTAAAGCGCCACTATGATTCTCGAACGCCCGATGGCCGGCTCCTCGGATTTCTGCCTCGAGCCGAACTGCCCGAAGGACTCAGCGTTCGGACGCGCGATTCATAGCGAGCGATGCCGAGCCATCGTGTCCCCACGCTCGGATTAGACTTCCTTGCTCAACTACAACCCTAGATGACACCCACGCATCCCTTGCTGGTCAACGATCTCTCATGACCGAGTCACGTACCCTCGATGAGCTTCTCGCTCATTTGGAAACGATGCTTCACACGAGCACCTATGACGACCCGACCGGCAACGGTCTCCTCGTCCGCGGTCGCTCGTCCGTCCGGTGCATCGGCGCCGCGCTCAATACGTCGTTCGCGACCATCGACGCCGCGATTGAACGCGGTGTTGATTGCCTCTTCGTACATCACGCGCCCTGGGCGTCCATCGATCTCGACCTCCATGCTCCCAAGCTCGAGCGCCTGAGGAGGGAAGGCATCTCGCTCTATGCAGCGCACGAGGCGCTCGATCGTGTCCCCACTGACAGTGTCAGCGCCGTTCTCTCTCGGCTCATCGGTCTCACCGTCGAACGCGAGGGCGGCGATGATCTCGTGGTCGCTCTCGCGCCGCCCATGACGTTCGACGCATGGACGGCGCTCGTCGCCGAGCGTTTGGCAACACCAGTGCGTGCGTGGCCCAACGCGTCCGACTTCCGGCGCGTTGCCGTCGTCCCCGGCGGTGGCGGCAGCACAGAATACCTCGCCAAAGCCGTCGCTCTGGGTTGTGACACCTTTTTCACCGGCGAAGGCTCGCTCTACACCGAACTCTTTGCCCGCGAGCAGGGGCTGTCCCTCGTTCTCGCGTCGCACGATGCGACGGAGTTTCCGGGCGTGTGCCACTTTGTGGAATCGGTCGCGGCTGCGCTCGGGCTCGATTGGCATCGGATCCAAGAAGCCGCGTTCATCACCGGTGGCGGCCGCGCACCGATCGAACATGGTCGCGGCACGTCGTTTAACGAACGCTGAAGCGAGGGCGACAGGTGCGCCCGCACAATCGATGAAGCAGCAAACTCTTGTTCGATTCGTCGTTGTCACGGTGCGCTGCATGTCACTGCGATGCTGTCAGCAGAGTATGTAGGGCCCAGTCGAGCATATTTCGGTCATGCCACCCGTCATCCCCAATCCCGCCAAGATCAAGAGCTTCAAGTCCGCCGCCGCGTTCGAGAAATGGATGGCGACCCACCACGCCAGTGAATCGGAGATCTGGCTCAAGATTCACAAGAAAAGCTCGGGATTGCCGACCGTCGACTACGCCCAGGCCCTCGACGTCGCGCTCTGCTGGGGTTGGATCGACGGCATCAAGAAGTCGTTCGACGAGCAATCATTCCTGCAGCGCTTTACACCGCGGACCGCGAAGAGCATCTGGAGTCAGGTCAACCGCGGGCACGTCGCTCGCCTCATCGGCGCCGGACGCATGACGCCCCACGGTCAGCAGCAGATCGACGCCGCCAAAGCGGATGGCCGATGGGACTCGGCCTACGCGCCCATCCGCGAGATCTCCAGGGAGACCATACCGGGCGATCTCCGCGCCGCCATCGAAGCCAACGTGCGCGCGCTAAAGACGTTCTCGA from Gemmatimonadaceae bacterium includes the following:
- a CDS encoding YdeI/OmpD-associated family protein, which translates into the protein MPPVIPNPAKIKSFKSAAAFEKWMATHHASESEIWLKIHKKSSGLPTVDYAQALDVALCWGWIDGIKKSFDEQSFLQRFTPRTAKSIWSQVNRGHVARLIGAGRMTPHGQQQIDAAKADGRWDSAYAPIREISRETIPGDLRAAIEANVRALKTFSTLSKQNLFALAFRTNSMKTPAGRAKKIATLVAMLARGETIVPQKNATKAAATVGRSRRSAE
- a CDS encoding Nif3-like dinuclear metal center hexameric protein; translated protein: MLHTSTYDDPTGNGLLVRGRSSVRCIGAALNTSFATIDAAIERGVDCLFVHHAPWASIDLDLHAPKLERLRREGISLYAAHEALDRVPTDSVSAVLSRLIGLTVEREGGDDLVVALAPPMTFDAWTALVAERLATPVRAWPNASDFRRVAVVPGGGGSTEYLAKAVALGCDTFFTGEGSLYTELFAREQGLSLVLASHDATEFPGVCHFVESVAAALGLDWHRIQEAAFITGGGRAPIEHGRGTSFNER
- a CDS encoding class I SAM-dependent methyltransferase, translating into MYIAGRGTRSPAGDSIGAAVVKAWADAFPRGATVLDLGSGPGEPSTRILQEAGLTTYAVEASPTMVAAFRERFPDVPIERNTVEASEFFNRTFSGVLAWGLLFLLDPAAQALVIKKVARALEPQGRFLFTAHREPLEWLDAMTGRRSQSLGEHTYERLLRDAGLTWVADAKDEGENHYYFVEKA